One Etheostoma spectabile isolate EspeVRDwgs_2016 chromosome 12, UIUC_Espe_1.0, whole genome shotgun sequence genomic window carries:
- the LOC116698698 gene encoding methyl-CpG-binding domain protein 3 isoform X2 — protein MERKGVPVKRIFNKPQIVRSLGSNLHTDVNSSHPRAGWSLLTKVQRSRHKHLYDINHQIRAKPDLNTTLPVRQTASIFKQPVTKVTNHPNNKVKTDTQKAVDQPKQLFWERKLSGLNAFDIAEELVKTMDLPKGLQGVGPACSDKTLLSAIASALHTSPAPVTGQLTAAVEKNPGVWLNTSQPLCKAFVVTDDDIRKQEDLVQNVRRRLEEALTADMLAHIEDTAADAAAANKVEAKGEQVDKEEL, from the exons ATGGAAAGAAAAGG TGTACCTGTTAAGCGCATTTTCAACAAGCCCCAGATAGTCCGCAGTCTGGGCAGCAACCTCCACACAGATGTGAATTCCAGCCACCCCCGGGCTGGATGGTCGCTCCTGACCAAAGTGCAGCGCAGCAGGCACAAGCATCTCTATGACATCAATCATCAAATCAGG GCAAAGCCAGATTTAAACACAACACTACCAGTCCGACAGACAGCATCCATCTTCAAACAACCAGTGACCAAGGTAACAAATCACCCCAACAACAAAgtgaagacagacacacagaaggCCGTGGACCAACCGAAACAA CTATTCTGGGAGAGGAAGTTGAGCGGGTTAAATGCATTTGATATTGCGGAGGAGCTAGTGAAAACTATGGATCTTCCAAAAGGCTTACAGG GTGTTGGGCCTGCGTGTTCAGATAAAACGCTGCTTTCTGCCATCGCCAGTGCCCTGCACACCAGTCCGGCGCCTGTCACTGGACAGCTCACCGCCGCAGTGGAGAAAAACCCTGGAGTCTGGCTGAACACATCCCAGCCCCTCTGCAAAGCCTTCGTAGTGACTGATGATGACATCAG GAAGCAGGAGGACCTGGTGCAGAATGTGCGGAGGCGGCTGGAGGAAGCCCTCACAGCCGATATGTTAGCTCATATAGAGGACACCGCTGCAGACGCAGCAGCAGCCAACAAAGTGGAGGCGAAGGGTGAACAGGTGGACAAGGAGGAATTATAG
- the LOC116698698 gene encoding methyl-CpG-binding domain protein 3 isoform X1: MHTCVLQLRTTLSKLTSVPVKRIFNKPQIVRSLGSNLHTDVNSSHPRAGWSLLTKVQRSRHKHLYDINHQIRAKPDLNTTLPVRQTASIFKQPVTKVTNHPNNKVKTDTQKAVDQPKQLFWERKLSGLNAFDIAEELVKTMDLPKGLQGVGPACSDKTLLSAIASALHTSPAPVTGQLTAAVEKNPGVWLNTSQPLCKAFVVTDDDIRKQEDLVQNVRRRLEEALTADMLAHIEDTAADAAAANKVEAKGEQVDKEEL, translated from the exons ATGCATACATGCGTTTTGCAATTGAGAACAACACTTAGCAAATTAACCAG TGTACCTGTTAAGCGCATTTTCAACAAGCCCCAGATAGTCCGCAGTCTGGGCAGCAACCTCCACACAGATGTGAATTCCAGCCACCCCCGGGCTGGATGGTCGCTCCTGACCAAAGTGCAGCGCAGCAGGCACAAGCATCTCTATGACATCAATCATCAAATCAGG GCAAAGCCAGATTTAAACACAACACTACCAGTCCGACAGACAGCATCCATCTTCAAACAACCAGTGACCAAGGTAACAAATCACCCCAACAACAAAgtgaagacagacacacagaaggCCGTGGACCAACCGAAACAA CTATTCTGGGAGAGGAAGTTGAGCGGGTTAAATGCATTTGATATTGCGGAGGAGCTAGTGAAAACTATGGATCTTCCAAAAGGCTTACAGG GTGTTGGGCCTGCGTGTTCAGATAAAACGCTGCTTTCTGCCATCGCCAGTGCCCTGCACACCAGTCCGGCGCCTGTCACTGGACAGCTCACCGCCGCAGTGGAGAAAAACCCTGGAGTCTGGCTGAACACATCCCAGCCCCTCTGCAAAGCCTTCGTAGTGACTGATGATGACATCAG GAAGCAGGAGGACCTGGTGCAGAATGTGCGGAGGCGGCTGGAGGAAGCCCTCACAGCCGATATGTTAGCTCATATAGAGGACACCGCTGCAGACGCAGCAGCAGCCAACAAAGTGGAGGCGAAGGGTGAACAGGTGGACAAGGAGGAATTATAG
- the LOC116699427 gene encoding RNA-binding protein MEX3B → MPSPLFHPEIMDHDVVISSQHNGVGLPRETDQESREEDHHDALRFALDQLSLMALEKVDCGSGGGGLVDTLDGTQGPGSEGCNGGGYVDLQMLEHPNGSRDSPTSCSPSPEYYGSGGYHMASSHSMLHGEQSSVLCSRKRSVNMTECVPVPSSEHVAEIVGRQGCKIKALRAKTNTYIKTPVRGEEPVFIVTGRREDVEMAKREIVSAAEHFSMIRASRCKAGGPGGGGGGTSSLPGPPHLPGQTTIQVRVPYRVVGLVVGPKGATIKRIQQQTHTYIVTPSREKDPVFEVTGMPENVDRAREEIETHITLRTGTFVDLQGDNDFHSNGTDVSLEGLGALSGALGSSLWSRANGHHSVPPPPPPPSPPPLPLPMSMHHSSNRKMSSSVAYHTHNGAMSSDNFSTSRKANEGGSPTSPFSTGSSGAGGGFTFGGDSTPGLPSDELGFEFTAANIWAPFVNGGAGNKTSGSSQQQQQPLRRNSSGLSGGAITPRLSPTLSQDTGVGPLDHPLARRAQSDPLSTLSWLQSGNAGGGSFSGASSSSSGGSSTGYSSCSASSLPGGSPTDSEGGGSGMILSSGMLSRLKGGSVSGVAGLVGVGPGINRDCFVCFESEVTAALVPCGHNLFCMECAGQICQSTEPECPVCHTPATQCIRIFS, encoded by the exons ATGCCTAGCCCTTTATTCCACCCCGAGATTATGGACCACGACGTGGTGATCAGCAGCCAGCACAACGGGGTTGGTCTGCCCCGAGAGACAGACCAGGAGTCCCGGGAAGAGGACCATCATGATGCGCTCCGCTTCGCCCTGGACCAGCTGTCACTCATGGCTCTGGAGAAGGTGGACTGTGGTAGCGGAGGCGGCGGGCTGGTCGACACTCTGGATGGGACCCAGGGTCCGGGCTCCGAGGGTTGCAACGGAGGGGGCTATGTGGATCTACAGATGCTGGAGCATCCAAACGGGTCCCGGGACTCGCCGACGTCCTGCTCTCCATCCCCGGAGTACTACGGCTCGGGCGGGTACCACATGGCCAGCTCGCATTCCATGCTCCACGGGGAACAAAGCTCCGTCCTTTGCAGCAGGAAAAGAAGTGTCAACATGACTGAATGTGTACCTGTCCCCAGCTCTGAGCATGTGGCGGAAATAGTGGGGAGACAAG GTTGTAAGATTAAGGCATTGCGTGCCAAAACCAACACCTACATAAAGACTCCAGTCAGAGGCGAGGAGCCAGTGTTCATCGTGACGGGACGCAGGGAGGATGTTGAGATGGCCAAACGGGAAATTGTCTCTGCGGCTGAGCATTTTTCTATGATCCGGGCGTCCCGCTGCAAAGCTGGAGGGCCcgggggtggaggaggaggcacCAGCTCTCTTCCTGGACCACCACACTTACCTGGACAGACCACCATACAG GTGAGGGTGCCCTACAGAGTAGTCGGTTTAGTTGTTGGACCAAAGGGAGCAACTATCAAGCGCATCCAGCAGCAGACTCACACCTACATCGTGACACCCAGTCGAGAGAAAGACCCGGTGTTCGAGGTGACCGGCATGCCAGAGAACGTGGACCGAGCGAGAGAGGAGATCGAGACCCATATCACCCTGCGAACTGGAACCTTTGTAGACCTGCAGGGAGACAATGACTTCCACTCCAACGGCACAGATGTCAGTCTAGAAGGCCTGGGCGCCCTGAGCGGGGCGCTGGGGTCGTCCCTGTGGTCCAGGGCTAATGGCCATCATTCggtcccccctcctcctccaccaccctcCCCACCTCCTCTTCCCCTCCCCATGTCCATGCACCACTCCTCCAACCGGAAGATGTCCTCCTCAGTAGCCTATCACACGCACAACGGCGCGATGAGCTCAGACAACTTCAGCACCTCTCGCAAGGCCAACGAGGGAGGCAGCCCCACCAGCCCCTTTAGCACAGGCTCCAGCGGTGCTGGAGGAGGGTTTACTTTCGGGGGTGACTCCACCCCAGGGCTGCCCTCGGATGAGTTGGGGTTTGAGTTCACTGCTGCCAACATCTGGGCACCTTTCGTCAACGGGGGGGCAGGCAATAAGACGTCCGGCTcctcccagcagcagcagcagcctctaCGTCGCAACAGCAGCGGCCTCAGCGGCGGCGCCATCACTCCAAGATTGTCTCCAACTCTGTCTCAGGACACGGGCGTGGGCCCCCTGGATCATCCATTAGCCCGTCGTGCACAGAGCGACCCCCTCAGCACTCTCTCCTGGCTACAGTCTGGCAACGCAGGAGGCGGCTCCTTCTCCGGAGCGTCCAGCTCCAGCTCCGGCGGCTCGTCGACCGGTTACTCCTCCTGCTCGGCCTCCTCCCTGCCCGGCGGCTCTCCCACTGACTCCGAGGGGGGAGGCAGCGGCATGATCCTCAGCTCTGGGATGCTGAGTCGGCTGAAAGGCGGCTCCGTGTCCGGGGTTGCGGGTCTGGTCGGCGTCGGCCCCGGGATCAACAGGGACTGTTTCGTGTGTTTCGAGAGCGAAGTGACGGCAGCCCTGGTGCCTTGTGGCCACAACCTGTTCTGCATGGAGTGCGCCGGGCAAATCTGCCAGTCCACTGAACCCGAGTGTCCCGTCTGCCACACCCCAGCCACACAGTGCATCCGCATCTTTTCCTAA